One Ranitomeya imitator isolate aRanImi1 chromosome 1, aRanImi1.pri, whole genome shotgun sequence DNA window includes the following coding sequences:
- the LOC138638312 gene encoding uncharacterized protein isoform X1 — MMDLRVESFYFNLDFSFKLFLACAFAWEQDRNRERWRRRQRRRFWRHPIIELRESRGAYHTLYAELNANPEKFQEYTRMSQESFQDLLSRVQGAIRRQDTQLCRAIPAEERLLVTLRFLATGESLSSLHFQYRLGISTLSGIVVDICRELWNVLRDEFIPQPTAEMWREIAEKFWNVCDFPNCLGTVDGKHIRIIKPARTGSEFFNYKKYFFVVLMAIADADCRFIAIDIGAFGRGNDSQTFKNSDMGRRVYGNNFNFPPSQPLPNTQGPPMPFVMVGDEAFQMCENLLKPYSSRDLNHTRRIFNYRLTRARRTVECTFGILVAKWRILASAINLKVETVDEVVKACVVLHNYIMTKERPNIELDEPVAHPLPDFKHHPLRSTAAVGLMRDQFAAFFDSDIGRVSWQDNVV, encoded by the exons atgatggatcttcgcgtagagagcttttatttcaacctggatttcagcttcaagctgtttcttgcctgtgcttttgcttgggagcaagaccgaaatcgcgaaagatggagaaggagacaacgcaggcgtttttggaggcaccccattattgaactacgtgagagccgtggagcctatcacacgctctatgccgagttgaatgccaacccagagaaattccaggagtacacgcgaatgtcgcaagaatcgttccaggatttgctttctcgtgtccaaggagccatacggcgacaggacacccagctctgtagagcgattccagccgaggaacgtctgctggtgacattaag atttctggccacaggagagagtttatcatccctccacttccaataccggcttggaatatccaccctgtccggaatagttgtggacatctGTCGGgaattgtggaatgtactccgggatgagtttataccccaacCCACCGCGGaaatgtggcgtgaaattgcagaaaaattctggaatgtgtgtgatttccccaactgtttaggaacggtggatggaaagcacatccgcattattaaacctgccagaacaggatcggagttttttaactataagaaatatttttttgtagtgctcatggcaatcgctgatgcggactgtcgcttcatcgccatagacatcggagcttttggccgtggcaatgattcccagactttcaagaactcggatatgggccggcgtgtgtatggcaacaatttcaattttcccccgtcacagcctctccccaacactcaaggtccaccgatgccatttgttatggttggggatgaggccttccagatgtgtgagaatctactgaagccctattccagtcgggacttgaaccacactagaaggatctttaactacagactgaccagggcccgaagaacagtagagtgtacctttggcattctggtcgctaaatggcgcattcttgcatcagccataaatctaaaagtggaaacagttgacgaggtggtcaaagcctgtgtggttctccacaattacataatgactaaggagcgacccaacattgaactggatgaaccagttgcacacccactgccagaTTTCaaacatcacccgctgcggtcaactgcagccgttggtctcatgcgggaccaatttgctgccttttttgattcagatattggccgggtgtcatggcaggacaatgtagtgtaa